The sequence TGGTCTACAAAGAACTGTTTGTCCTCTCGGAGATCTGCAAGGAAATAAGATATAGTTGCTCACACTGAAccacaaaagaagaaaaaaaaaagggggaaaaaaaaagaacttagGGGGAGGAAAAAAGGGAAAACCACATGTTTCCCCATTATTTTGGAACTAACACGAGTAGTATCCTATGCAACAAAGTAAATGTGGTTAATTCATAAGACCCTCTTATTTTTGTGGACCTGTCAGGACTCAGTATGGCAGCATATTACAGATCACCATAACAACATACAAAATGGTTTAACAGTATTTGCCCTAAGCATCAGGTGTGATTAGcaattttaaggaaaaaaaagtgggccattttattttcttttattttccattaGTAAAGATTAAGAACCTGTGGCGCTTCCACCATAAACTTTCATAATTGCTCtacagaaaagaaagaaggcaGAATTCTGTATGATTAGAGCAATCTTACTCTCAGAGGTATTACTTGGTGACATTAAACAAACAAATGTACAGTAGTCCTGTTATGTCTGCAGGAATCTAGTTCAATaagaataggcaaaaaatAACAGATGTGATCAGTTTAACGACACAATGCAAACATGATAACCAGGACACTCATGACCTTACGAGAACTTTGTAACAGGCAGGATGCTATCACTTTAGcattaaaaatacaaggctATAGCAATTTATATCTTGAAGACCGTTAAACAGTAATGTCATGTATCTCTAGATGAATTGTATTAGATGAAATAAACGAGTAGGAAATAGTATTACTGCATTGAACGAGAAAGGCAGAATGAGATCCTCACCGAGCTTTGTCCCCACAAGAATTATTGGGACTCCAGGAGCATAATGCCTCAATTCAGGAATCCACTGAAAATGGAAGAACATAGCAAAAACACTATTAGCACCATGCAATTTTTGAAGCATTTTGTTCTCCACAGAAGATAGTGAGGATGGGGATGGCACATCAGGAATGTAGTACAGTAGCAGCACACATCAGCCCTTTAGCTGATTGGCAGAATATTACATAAGAAAGAGCAAACTttacacaattatatatttattgccAGAACATAATTCATTGATCTagctaaagaaaaattaaattggacCAAATGATCctggtttaattattttaatattaccaaaagaaaatatatatatataactaaaatcaACTAACTCACACTTTTATACCTGTCAACAACTcggaaatttaaaaaaaataaaataaaatttaaatcaagtgTCAAGGCTGGCACCTTTTGACAAAGGCTGCAGCCTTGGCGTGTTAGCATTTgtgactttttctttttttttttttctcctaaaaatgctatatatatatatattattatttaaatactatatattttaaaattcaaatattttttaattataatcaacatcaaacatttattaactaaagaaattataatcaattgttacaaatattacaataaatacaaatattatttatgatctGTGACCCCGCATTGATACATTGATGTAAGTTAATTATCGTTGTTATATtaatgtactttttttttctttttcaatattatatattattattattatatattataattatttaattataaatctatatattttgttaattataatcaatgtcaaaactttattaattaaaacaattataatcaattgttacatattataatatagttaaatttttgtctcactttatataagttattgcaatttaattatcgttattatattgatatatttgtttaaatgaGTTATTGTTTTGTATATCGAgataagttattataatttatttactgctattaataaaaaaaaggaagagtgaaccaataaaaaatttctgtaaGATGCCCGCAAATATGATGTCTTTGTTGAAACATAACATTTTTGTCAAGTTgattaaacataattaatattgataagaaaattttacacttactacaatcttattatttttaacattgattacaattaaaaacatatataaatttatattaaatcattataacatataatattaataatatatatataatatttaaaaagaaaaaagaattacatgaATATAACAATGATAATTAACTTACATCAATGTATCAATGCGCGGTCACAGATCATAACTAATATTTGTAAcaattgattgtaatttttttaattaataaatttttaacgttgattataattagatatagttgaatttaaaatatatatataatattttaagggaaaaagaaaaaagaaaaagtcagTAAGGCCGACACGCCAAGGCTGGCATGCCTTGATGCTTGATTTAAATactatttgtttaaaaaaatttcgaGTCATGGGCATCATCCACGACTAGGGGGtttatagaaagaaaaaaaaattgtattcaCGATCCCGAATAAAAGTGTGTGTTAGTtgattttagttatatttttattattttttttgataatattaaaatatttaaaccaATGATTCCAGTGTTCTTTCAACctcaccccccccccccccccccccccacccatttccttttttttttcatattttttatatcaaagaAATGGAGAACTCTGGAGAGGTTAGCTACTGTGGCAAAGAAATACATACCTTCTTGGAGACATTCTCATAACTAGCCTTGCTAATAAGAGAGAATGCAAGGATAAAGACATCAGCGCCACGGTAGCTCAGTGGTCTCAATCTATTATAATCTTCCTGGCCTGCACAATACAGTAAGGGTGACTGCTTATTCCATAAATGGTtgaaagatgaagaagaaaggaTATCCAGAATAACTAGCTTACCTGCAGTATCCCACAATCCAAGATTAACAGTGCTCCCATCCACTACAACATTGGCACTGAAATTGTCGAACACTGTCGGGACATAATCCTGTTTATATTACAGGTACAGGGCACGATATCAAAGACGAAAAAGGTTCAGTTAGAAACAGAGAATGGTGTATGGCACGGAAACCTTCATGGACTAACTATAAACAAATACATAGCATGTAAGTTGTGcagaattatttttgaatatcaGAATTCATTGCAGCAACAAACTCCAGAAAAGGCAAATATAGACTGGCTAAAATAGAGATAGAAACTAGATTTTATGGGTCTGCTAAACAACTTTCTTAAGCACAATGGATGAGGGAAAAAGTTGAGATGTTCCATGAGAAAGTTAACCACCATCCAACACCGGCACGGCAAACTTTTTATGGTCTTGACCATTATCAGCCAACCCACACACATCAGTACCTCTTAGGTTGAGACAGAGAGATGAGTAAAAGATGAGCAGAATTAGCTGTCTTTCTATTTGCTTCTGGAACATCTTATCGAATAAGCCTTAACAATGAAAAGAAGGCTACATGACCCTGTCCCCCACGCACCCTGAAATTTTCAGgaagaaaaatggagaaagaaaACCACAAAGCTCACACAGAATTCACTGGGTGGACACAGGAGGTTCAGAGCCCAATgcaagagagaaaatattcttgttcaAATTACAGCTGATCTAAGACATGAGCAAAACATTAGAAATTTTCCTTATGGTATAGCACTACACAAACTAACTGAATTCACTTTTGGTTAAGCGAAAATTCACATGCGAAAGAATACAAATACTCGCGCTCACTAAAGAGAAATGAGTACAGGTTACTTCCAACATCGTGTCCATGAAAACATCATCACAAGCAAATAGTGACTGAGAAGACTCCACACAACCCTGGTGCTCCCATAGAAAGTTAAAcatcaagagaaaaaaaacaaacagataggtacaatttttttttgataattgtaaagaaagtaaaaaattggCATGTCAAGTTGCCAGTGCACTTCTGGTGCAGTAAAAGGTCAAGTCCCCTCAAATTCTTAAcgtatcaaaataaaaattattggaaCAACAAGTTAAAGCAGCAGAATCAGGATTTGGGTGAAGGAGCTTTCTAGGTGCAATTTAAATCAGTTAATAAACGCATATTTCACTTCTTCCGTTCTCTTTTGCCTCTAACTGGTAAAAAACACACCCAGAATCTTTTTCGCTATCTACATTCCTACACctaattatagcaaataagGAGAACACAGGGACAGGGTACCGAAACCCAAAAATTTCGGTATCTTAGTCTATGAGACCAGAATTTCCATCCAAATTCAAAAGCTGCATGACGCAACATAACCTTTATTTTCCCAACAAACcctagaaataaattaagcatAAAACTAGAGGCGTACCAACACCAAAAAACCCAAATGAACTTTCGATTTCTTCATTCCGTCCCCAAATTGAAGAATCTTAACAATCAAAAAACGCGAACAGAAAGAACAGCacagaaacacaaaaaaaggAGCAAGTTGCTTACAGTGGGGAAGGTGTTGCTGGTGTAGGAA comes from Sesamum indicum cultivar Zhongzhi No. 13 linkage group LG10, S_indicum_v1.0, whole genome shotgun sequence and encodes:
- the LOC105173036 gene encoding rac-like GTP-binding protein 5 — protein: MSASRFIKCVTVGDGAVGKTCLLISYTSNTFPTDYVPTVFDNFSANVVVDGSTVNLGLWDTAGQEDYNRLRPLSYRGADVFILAFSLISKASYENVSKKWIPELRHYAPGVPIILVGTKLDLREDKQFFVDHPGAVPITTAQGEDLKRVIGAAAYIECSAKTQQNVKAVFDAAIKVVLQPPKQKKKKKRKGQKACSIL